A single region of the Carassius gibelio isolate Cgi1373 ecotype wild population from Czech Republic chromosome A14, carGib1.2-hapl.c, whole genome shotgun sequence genome encodes:
- the LOC128026876 gene encoding retinitis pigmentosa 1-like 1 protein isoform X1, with protein MPRSSGVGFRIGSPATMEERRGRYQNLITLHQEGSEVGGLAQLFWTMAVGLGYNDAALKDLFNNCLDDPLPSWEMKGLEILDFWGFTNYLHHRAQWDATTTPECPDKAASSAPQHKMGASPTPQHRMAANPAPQPKMATNPAPQPKMAANLASQPKMAASPAPQHKMADSTPPTPHRRGRRRRQAAAVPEAEPEAVPEAVPDAVPEAKPDAVPDAVPEAVPDAVSEAVLDAVPEAVLDAVSEAVPDAVSEAVLDAVPEAVPDAVSEAVPDAVPEAVPDAVPEAEPDAVPEAEPDAVPEAVPDAVPEAEVVPEAVPDAVPEAEPDAVPEAEPDAVPEAEPDAVPEAVPDAVPEAEPDAVPEAVPDAVPEAEVVPEAVPDAVPEAEPDAVPEAEPDAVPEAVPDAVPEAVPDAVPEAVPEVVPEAVPDVVPEAVSVTVPEAVTTRPWWSSAPPWETLAVTTRTWWSSAPPWGTLAVTTRTWWSSAPPWGTLVMTMRTWWSSAPPWWTPASTTETWWSSAPPWRVLTLTTRPW; from the exons atgcctagatccagcggtgtgggatttcgaatcggttccccagccaccatggaggaacggagggggagataccagaacttaatcacccttcatcaagagggaagtgaggtgggtggcctggcgcaattgttttggactatggcagtcgggctaggttacaatgatgcagcactaaaggatttatttaataattgcctggatgatcctttaccttcatgggagatgaaggggttagagatactggacttttgggggtttaccaattacctgcaccatcgtgcccagtgggatgcaacaaccacaccagagtgtccagacaaggctgccagctcagccccacagcacaagatgggcgccagcccaaccccacagcacaggatggccgccaacccagccccacaacccaagatggccaccaacccagccccacagcccaagatggccgccaacctagcgtcacagcccaagatggccgccagcccagcaccacagcacaagatggccgactcaacgccaccgactccccatcgtagagggcggaggaggagacaggcagctgctgttcccgaggcggagcccgaggcagttcccgaggcggtgcccgatgcagttcccgaggcgaagcccgatgcagttcccgatgcagttcccgaggcggtgcccgatgctgtttccgaggcggtgctcgatgcagttcccgaggcggtgctcgatgcagtttccgaggcggtgcccgatgcagtttccgaggcggtgctcgatgcagttcccgaggcggtgcccgatgcagtttccgaggcggtgcccgatgcagttcccgaggcggtgcccgatgctgttcccgaggcggagcccgatgctgttcccgaggcggagcccgatgcagttcccgaggcggtgcccgatgctgttcccgaggccgaggtcgttcccgag gcggtgcccgatgcagttcccgaggcggagcccgatgctgttcccgaggcggagcccgatgctgttcccgaggcggagcccgatgcagttcccgaggcggtgcccgatgctgttcccgaggcggagcccgatgcagttcccgaggcggtgcccgatgctgttcccgaggccgaggtcgttcccgaggcggtgcccgatgcagttcccgaggcggagcccgatgcagttcccgaggcggagcccgatgctgttcccgaggcggtgcccgatgctgttcccgaggcggtgcccgatgctgttcccgaggcggtgcccgaggttgttcccgaggcggtgcccgatgttgttcccgaggcggtgtccgttacagttcccgaggcggtgaccacaaggccgtggtggtcttcggctccgccctgggagactctggcggtgaccacgaggacgtggtggtcatccgctccgccctgggggactctggcggtgaccacgaggacgtggtggtcgtccgctccaccctgggggactctggtgatgaccatgaggacatggtggtcttctgctccgccctggtggactccggcctcgaccacagagacgtggtggtcttccgctccgccctggagggttttgactttgaccacaaggccatggtga
- the LOC128026876 gene encoding nematocyst expressed protein 3-like isoform X2: MPRSSGVGFRIGSPATMEERRGRYQNLITLHQEGSEVGGLAQLFWTMAVGLGYNDAALKDLFNNCLDDPLPSWEMKGLEILDFWGFTNYLHHRAQWDATTTPECPDKAASSAPQHKMGASPTPQHRMAANPAPQPKMATNPAPQPKMAANLASQPKMAASPAPQHKMADSTPPTPHRRGRRRRQAAAVPEAEPEAVPEAVPDAVPEAKPDAVPDAVPEAVPDAVSEAVLDAVPEAVLDAVSEAVPDAVSEAVLDAVPEAVPDAVSEAVPDAVPEAVPDAVPEAEPDAVPEAEPDAVPEAVPDAVPEAEVVPEAVPDAVPEAEPDAVPEAEPDAVPEAVPDAVPEAVPDAVPEAVPEVVPEAVPDVVPEAVSVTVPEAVTTRPWWSSAPPWETLAVTTRTWWSSAPPWGTLAVTTRTWWSSAPPWGTLVMTMRTWWSSAPPWWTPASTTETWWSSAPPWRVLTLTTRPW; this comes from the exons atgcctagatccagcggtgtgggatttcgaatcggttccccagccaccatggaggaacggagggggagataccagaacttaatcacccttcatcaagagggaagtgaggtgggtggcctggcgcaattgttttggactatggcagtcgggctaggttacaatgatgcagcactaaaggatttatttaataattgcctggatgatcctttaccttcatgggagatgaaggggttagagatactggacttttgggggtttaccaattacctgcaccatcgtgcccagtgggatgcaacaaccacaccagagtgtccagacaaggctgccagctcagccccacagcacaagatgggcgccagcccaaccccacagcacaggatggccgccaacccagccccacaacccaagatggccaccaacccagccccacagcccaagatggccgccaacctagcgtcacagcccaagatggccgccagcccagcaccacagcacaagatggccgactcaacgccaccgactccccatcgtagagggcggaggaggagacaggcagctgctgttcccgaggcggagcccgaggcagttcccgaggcggtgcccgatgcagttcccgaggcgaagcccgatgcagttcccgatgcagttcccgaggcggtgcccgatgctgtttccgaggcggtgctcgatgcagttcccgaggcggtgctcgatgcagtttccgaggcggtgcccgatgcagtttccgaggcggtgctcgatgcagttcccgaggcggtgcccgatgcagtttccgaggcggtgcccgatgcagttcccgaggcggtgcccgatgctgttcccgaggcggagcccgatgctgttcccgaggcggagcccgatgcagttcccgaggcggtgcccgatgctgttcccgaggccgag gtcgttcccgaggcggtgcccgatgcagttcccgaggcggagcccgatgcagttcccgaggcggagcccgatgctgttcccgaggcggtgcccgatgctgttcccgaggcggtgcccgatgctgttcccgaggcggtgcccgaggttgttcccgaggcggtgcccgatgttgttcccgaggcggtgtccgttacagttcccgaggcggtgaccacaaggccgtggtggtcttcggctccgccctgggagactctggcggtgaccacgaggacgtggtggtcatccgctccgccctgggggactctggcggtgaccacgaggacgtggtggtcgtccgctccaccctgggggactctggtgatgaccatgaggacatggtggtcttctgctccgccctggtggactccggcctcgaccacagagacgtggtggtcttccgctccgccctggagggttttgactttgaccacaaggccatggtga
- the LOC128026876 gene encoding nematocyst expressed protein 3-like isoform X3 translates to MPRSSGVGFRIGSPATMEERRGRYQNLITLHQEGSEVGGLAQLFWTMAVGLGYNDAALKDLFNNCLDDPLPSWEMKGLEILDFWGFTNYLHHRAQWDATTTPECPDKAASSAPQHKMGASPTPQHRMAANPAPQPKMATNPAPQPKMAANLASQPKMAASPAPQHKMADSTPPTPHRRGRRRRQAAAVPEAEPEAVPEAVPDAVPEAKPDAVPDAVPEAVPDAVSEAVLDAVPEAVLDAVSEAVPDAVSEAVLDAVPEAVPDAVSEAVPDAVPEAVPDAVPEAEPDAVPEAEPDAVPEAVPDAVPEAEVVPEAEPDAVPEAEPDAVPEAVPDAVPEAVPDAVPEAVPEVVPEAVPDVVPEAVSVTVPEAVTTRPWWSSAPPWETLAVTTRTWWSSAPPWGTLAVTTRTWWSSAPPWGTLVMTMRTWWSSAPPWWTPASTTETWWSSAPPWRVLTLTTRPW, encoded by the exons atgcctagatccagcggtgtgggatttcgaatcggttccccagccaccatggaggaacggagggggagataccagaacttaatcacccttcatcaagagggaagtgaggtgggtggcctggcgcaattgttttggactatggcagtcgggctaggttacaatgatgcagcactaaaggatttatttaataattgcctggatgatcctttaccttcatgggagatgaaggggttagagatactggacttttgggggtttaccaattacctgcaccatcgtgcccagtgggatgcaacaaccacaccagagtgtccagacaaggctgccagctcagccccacagcacaagatgggcgccagcccaaccccacagcacaggatggccgccaacccagccccacaacccaagatggccaccaacccagccccacagcccaagatggccgccaacctagcgtcacagcccaagatggccgccagcccagcaccacagcacaagatggccgactcaacgccaccgactccccatcgtagagggcggaggaggagacaggcagctgctgttcccgaggcggagcccgaggcagttcccgaggcggtgcccgatgcagttcccgaggcgaagcccgatgcagttcccgatgcagttcccgaggcggtgcccgatgctgtttccgaggcggtgctcgatgcagttcccgaggcggtgctcgatgcagtttccgaggcggtgcccgatgcagtttccgaggcggtgctcgatgcagttcccgaggcggtgcccgatgcagtttccgaggcggtgcccgatgcagttcccgaggcggtgcccgatgctgttcccgaggcggagcccgatgctgttcccgaggcggagcccgatgcagttcccgaggcggtgcccgatgctgttcccgaggccgaggtcgttcccgag gcggagcccgatgcagttcccgaggcggagcccgatgctgttcccgaggcggtgcccgatgctgttcccgaggcggtgcccgatgctgttcccgaggcggtgcccgaggttgttcccgaggcggtgcccgatgttgttcccgaggcggtgtccgttacagttcccgaggcggtgaccacaaggccgtggtggtcttcggctccgccctgggagactctggcggtgaccacgaggacgtggtggtcatccgctccgccctgggggactctggcggtgaccacgaggacgtggtggtcgtccgctccaccctgggggactctggtgatgaccatgaggacatggtggtcttctgctccgccctggtggactccggcctcgaccacagagacgtggtggtcttccgctccgccctggagggttttgactttgaccacaaggccatggtga